AGTAAACTCTGCATTCATCATTTGATAGTCTTGGTAAAAATCCTTGAGAACAAATGAACATCCATTCATATCAAAGGGAAAGATAGCGATCAGTTGATGTCCATATTGGATCAGGTTTTGGAGGCTTTGAAGGGGATCGCATTCGAATGATCGCATTACAATCCCCGTCTTAAGTTCATAGTATGAAATCACTGTATCTGTGATTGAAGTGATGTTTACAGGTTGTTTTTGTGTCATTTTCTTCATAAGGTTGAGTGCACTGTGCATCTGTTCAAATCGTGCATCTGGGACAACCTTTAGGATTTCATTAACATCTTCAAGCTCAAGTGAGATATGGGTTTCATAAGCACCTTTTAATGCAGTATTCTTCTTATTAAGACCGTGTGATTCTCTCACCAAACAGATCCATAAGAAAGCACAAAGCGAGCGACGTTCCCAGTCTTTATCAAATTCAAACAATGCGACGTGAATGTCGTTTTTCTTTATCACTGAATACAGCGGATTGATTTTCTCAAAGAGGGCTTTATTTTCTGTGTTGTAGCTTGCGATATAATAAAACATCACTGAATACAGCAATGTTTCATCTTCACAGTCTAGATGATAACCATCATGAACGATGGTTTTGATGCCATAAACACCTAACTCTTCGTTAAGTTTCTTAATTTGCTTGTAAAAGTTTACGGTACTGATGGCAAGCTGATAACTGTAATCACTTGCAGATAAGCCAGGACTTGTAAATAACAAAAAGAGAATCTTGTAAAACAAAGATTCGGATAAAATTGTATCATAACAGGCTTGGCGTTGGTTAAGTGATAATGTTTCATGGCGGTAGTTCAGATTATAATCCTTCAAATACTTTCGAACTGTAAGTTCGGAGACATTAATTGCCGCCGATAGTGTTTCAATAGAAGGTGTTGTTTTCGCATAATAAAGTGTGTCAATTAGTTTGAGTTTTCGAGAAATGTGATTCTCAATATAACAAGTCATAGTCTGTTCCTCATCAAAAAAATATGATATAAATTCATTTTATGAATGAATAAATGAATTATATAGACTAAAATGCACTAAAACAACCGACTCTGTTTCATGGTTTTGAAACGAGATCGGGATATTTTTGTGGCAATCCCAAACTTATTGATCATCTTTCGTGTTAATGGACTTCATAATCCCTTCCACAATCAGGATACTATTACTAAATGGTTTATAGATGATATTTGAATCATCTTCAATGTTAAGCGTTGCATCACTCAGAATTAAATCATAACGATCAATTTTAGTGTCTGTATTGAAACGCTTGATTGGCATTAAATCAATTACGGGTTCAATTTTCATAATACGCAACACGGTTTCTAAATCTTGTTGGCAAAAATCGAGGTGTTTCTCATTGTATCGGCTGATAAATAAGATTCGTTTTCGGGGTACAAATAGATAATCCCCAATGCTTATAACGATCCAATAAAAGAGCATTTCTTGATAAAGCATCAGATCTAAGCCCATCACCTCGGTTGCAATCTGTAAGAATGTATTGAACCGATTGATCACATCCACATTGATAATGCGATACTCATTCATAAAGTCACGCATGGTTATCGAACTTCCCTTTGTATCAAATGGATAGTATTTCGAGAGGTTTTTCACCACTGAGAAAATATCGATCAGTGTATCAATCATGAGTTGTCGTTTTTCAACTTGAAAGGTTTGTTGGATTTCAAGTTCATAGCGTTCTAAAAGTTCAACGATTTGTTCAGAACTGATACTTTGAGGTGCGTCAGTAAGCACTTCTTTGTATTCAATAAGTGCTTCGAGAATGCTTTTGTATGTGGCACTGGTTAGCACAGTACGAATTCGATTCACATCCGGTGTGGAAACGTTGATTGGACTTTTCATAATTTGCTCTTGGGTAATCTCAATCTCAGTCTTCTTATTGGATTGTCGGATGATAAAGATTGCGAGAATTGATGCCATATACGACCGTTCCCATGAGTCAACTCGATTAAAGTGACTGACTCCCAAATTGTTCTTTTTCAAAATATCTTGGAAGTAATGAACATTCTCTACAATAATTGGACTGTTTTCCGTACTTGTAGAAACAAAGCTAAAAAATACGAAGAAACGAAATGCACGTTCGTCATCAGCGATAATATGATACCCATCGTTGACAATAATGCGTGCGCCATATACCTTCAACCGATTGTTTAGAAGGTTCACCTGTTTATAGAAGTTTGCACGGCTGATTGACAGTGTGTCACTGTAATACTCTGCCTGTCTTCCTGGATTCATAAATAGCATGCGTAAAACTTTTGAAATTAAAGAGTCATTGACGATTGATTCATAAAGATCCATCCGTCGATCTCGGTCAAATACTCGGATAATGGAACCATTATCCGCTAATAAGTTAAATTGTGTTAAATCACTTTTTATCGTTGATTCCGATACATCAAGGTATTTCGCAAGTTCCCCAATACTTGGTGCTTCTTTTGAAAAGTATACCGTATCAATCAATTGCAATTTTCTTTGAATATGTCTTTCGATTAATTGTTTCATTTTTTTCCACCCACAGTCATTTTTTGTATCATCGATCTTCAACAATCATTACACCAAAAGATGCAGCGTGTGAATTGTTGAATTCGTGTATTCAATTTTATAAGTGTCCTCAATATCGATAAATTTTTTTATTGGACATTGAAAATACTTATTGAAATTATCAAAAAATCTTTACATTTCCATTATAACCGTTCTGAAAATTAGCATTTATTATGATTTTTAGGTCTACTCACCAATTTTTTATAACATTTTATTAATATGACAATTTTTGTTGTTTTTTTTACTCCACAATAATGATTTCACCCCACGTTTCATGCTTACTTTTTGTATCACGCCCCAGTTCACCATTTATGTTTGATCCAGTCATATAGATTGTTCCAGTTTCACTTACGATTGCAGTTATATTCGTACTGGTATCTGCAGCGATGATTCTCATGTCATCTGCACTACATACACCTATTGAATTTGATGGTATACACAATGAATAAGGGAAATGAACGTTTGATACAAATCCTAATTGATAGTTTGTGCTCTTTCCAAATGCAAATGCTGTTTTATCGGATGTTAAGCCAACAGTGGTATATTCCCCTAATACAATTGATGAAATCTGTGCATTTTGATTCACAGTTGTTTGTACCTTATACGGTGCATTCATATCACTTCGACCCGATCCATTACCTAATTGTCCTTGATCATCCAATCCCCATGTATAAAGGTCACCTTGCTTGGTCAAGATCGCAACATGTGCGCTTCCTCCTTTAATCATGTGGATATCCTGTACATTAATATCTTCAGGAAGTGATGATGTTATATTGGTTGGTTTTGAATATTGAACGGTTTGGTTGGATAAAAAAGCCCACTGTGCTCCAGTTCCCCATGCGTACAGTTGTTGATCTGTAGAAATCGCAAACCCATAACCCCATCCTTGAGTGATGTATTGAATGGTTGCATTGTTTGGAAATGTCATTTTAGTTGGTGAATATAAGCTCATGGTATTCCCAACTCCCGTTGCATAGGAAGCACCTCGACCCCAAACATAAACCTCTCCCATATCATTAAGTGCAAGTGCTGTGTGTTGTGCTGCATGCATTTGGGTAATTGTTTCACCCATTAATATCGGTGTTGGCGCGAGATTGTCTGGGTGTAAATAGTCATTTCCTTGAACACCATAGGCATCAGCACCCCATATATAAAGCTGACCTTGATCTGAAAGGGCCATGGCATAATTACTCCCCGCTTCAATGTCAACGATGTTAACATCACCAAGACTCTCAATGTGACGTGGTTTTAGAATATCTTCACTGTTTGAACCCTGTCCCAGCTGACCACTGTTATTTTTACCCCATGAATACACCTGTCCATGAGTTGTTAAAGCGAGGGATGAATGTTCCATGAGTGCCACATCTTTAAACGCGACTAAGATTAGATCAAGGCATACTTCTTGTGCATCTAGAAACGAATCATCGCTTACGTTATAACATATATTATACGTTCCTGGTTTTTTGGGTGAATACCCAAGAGAAGTGTAAACCATGAGTTTTTGTCTCAGACGCGCTTCAGTATCCCTATTATCACTTACACTCACAAGATCCTTTAAATCAAGGGTTTCATTCACAAAGCGAACGACGGGATTTTGTGGGGCATGAATGACTGGAGGTTCGCCATCTGTCACATAGACAATGCGTTTTACGGTTGTTTGAAAGTCTGGGTCAGTCGGCGTATATTTCATAGCAGTCCACCCAATCTTTTGATTATTCACAATTCCAGACACTTGATAAGCTTCTGTTTCATACCATTCGTTTCTCACTTTTGCACCATACTCAGTATAAGGTTCACCGATGGTGAGGTATAATGGATTATCTCCAATGAACTCAATTGTAATATTTCGTTTGAGATAGGGATTGGGTTTAATTGAACCCCCTTGCGTTAGGTGAGTATTCCAATTTTGCGCACTATTTTTTCCATTTACATCGACAATTATCCCTACGTTTAAGGCAGTGTTTAAGACGATACTTCGAACCGTGTGAATATCATGAAACGCATCGCTCATGACAAGCTTATAAGTGTAGGTTTTTGAACTTCCTGGGTGCGATGAAGCACTTAAAGTCTCACCTTTCACAATCGGAATGTGCACCCCTGAGTGTGTTGGTTGATTGTCAGCGACTTGGAGTGCCTGGGTATCATTGCCTTGATTGAGTTGATCGATGATCTCGGATGATGGCATTGTTGATGGGTATAGAAAGAAGATATTTGACACGTGTTTTGCTTCTTTTGAATCCAGTGCAAGTGTTAAGGTCCCATCGACATTGACATCAAAAGGCGATTGATTCGTTACATTAAAACGGATATGAACAACTTGATTTTGCATTGGTGATACATCAAATGCATCTCCTTCTTGATAGTTCCACGATACAACTCCATTGTCTTCAATTCCAATTTGGAAATCCTCAAGTGAAACATCGATGTGTGAAGTTTCAACGTTCAAGTGCATTTGTTCTTTGTCGCTTAAATAGCTCATCACATCATCTATAAAAAATGACGCAAGAAAATAAACGACTGATAATATAACGATAGAATAGAGCGTTTTTCGCATCATGATATCACTCCTTTGTATTACGCTTATGAACAATAAGGCCAATGCATACGATACTGATTGGGACACACACCACCAAGAGAAAGCCCATGGGTTGTGATAACAGGTTAATGATTGGAACACTCAGCGTTGTGTAAAAGACAGCCTTTCCAATAAGGTGTTCAAAAAGTACTAGGTCGCTGTCTATAAACTCATTGAAGTCCCCTTTTGTAATGAATCCTTCGTCAGTGATGTCAATTACACGATGAAATACAAAATTGTCAAAGATTGGACTGTAAAATGCAATCGGGTCGTTGATTGCAACTTCCTCATGGGATGTTTGTTTTACGATTACCAGTGTATTTACAGGGTAAGTGGGTTCCATCGAACCTGTTGTGATAATAAAGGGTTTATACCCAAATAGATAAGACACCTCGCCATCTGGTTTGTTTCGTGTTATAACCAAAATATATCCTAAAAAGAGGATTGAACTGATTAAAAGTAGATTGCTGATCACATTTCGCTTGTTCATAGTTACACCTTTTTCTTTTTGATCGAAGACTTTTATAAAAACCCCTCACATAAACACAAGATAAAAGAAGCGCAGTTTAAAAAACTTGTGGATAAGTAGAGATTATTACCATACAAATCGCGCGCTTTAGAAGGATAAGTTTCGTATTATAAAGATCCCCACCTATTACACTTTCATTATATTTTTCACTCTTTTTTTATACAACCTTGTTTTTTTCATAATCGTGAAGGCCATAGTTTTCATTTATACCAAGGCATAAAAAAACGCTGATTATGATGGATTCACAATTAGCGTTTAGTTGCATTAATAAAGTCAAAGATTCGGCCAATATCAGTCCCGACAAAATAATCACTCACGGTTATCATCGGAACATCAAGCTGATAGGGAAAACTGAGGGTTGTGATAATGCCATTGCATGATAAGGTCTTGCAAAAGGCATCAAGTTCTTGTTTATCGGGTATTTTAAATTCCACTTTACCATTATAGATATAAAAACTATGGCGTGGAAAGTATATTTCCAATTGACGTTTGAGTGATTGTGCGTGTTCAAAACTGGTGCCACTGTATACAACGAGGTTTAAATGACGTGGTTCATAGGTGATCGGATACAGCATATCCAATACGTAAATTATCCCAGCAATGACCTGTAAGTAGTTGTCAGTGAAGTTTTCTAGAATGCGCGTAAACTGGTACTCTGCATCATAATAACGTGCTGGATTAACTTTACTGTAGTTTTTCACAAAGAGATTAACAACTTGAACTCGTGTGTCAAATTTTTCAAATATCTGAGTGTCCATATATAAGATTGAAGCAATGACTGCCATAATCTTATCGGTATCATTTACAGGAATTCGATATCCTAACATTGAAAAGGTCGATAAGAAAATATCTTCGTAAGGTTCCAAACGCTTGCCCATCTGAAGAATGACCTTAATATATTGGGAAACCATCGCATTAATATCTGCTTGTAATGTTTGTGGTTTCTTCGATTTTACCATAAAGAAATTTTGGTTAAACCGAAGGACCGAAATGTATTCAATATAATCAATAAATCGAGAAATAATCGTGTAATCCGTCGTATACTTCGCAATATCCTCAGTATATTCTATATGTGGTTTATAGATTCTAAAACTGTGTTCAAATTGATGATAGAATACAGCACAGAAGTATCGAATGTCAAACTCATTTCCTGTAATGCTGACACGTTTACTTCGAATGTATAAACTCAGACCATGGCTTTCAAGACTGCGCTTTAAATCGTTTAATAGATTACGTGTTACTTGATGGCTTAATTCAAGTGCTGATGAATAGAACTCAACTGAGTTGTAAGGTACTTCAATCACCATCTTTAGAAGTCTTGTTATGGGTTCGTTCACAAAGATTTGTTCCGTCACATATTGGATGTTTCCAATTGATGTGTTTTGTGAAATCAAACTCGTATGTGATATATCAAGATGCAACAAGTGATTCCAGTGTTCAACCAAATAATTTATATCGTTATAAACTGTACGTTCTGTGCATTGATTCATAATTGCAATGTCACGAATTGAAATTGAACGATCATTGTCTAATAATAGCTCTAAGATCTTTATCAGACGGTACACAGACTTTTTATACTCAATAATCACAAAATCACCTTCTCCCCATTAATAAGAAACTTACTTATTCTATTATCCCTTAAAAGCGTCGAAATTGCTTGATACTTTTTTAGATAATCTGACATAATAATATATAGAATTTCAACTTTATTATCACTCATTTTTTTAATTTAGACACTTCTAATGCTTAGCCCATTTTTTATAGGGTTTAATTTAGTTAATACACTGACCCAGTCATATTAGTTGAATATTCAACTATTATGGTCTAAAGTGTAAGTGTAAAGAAAGAAGGACACACGATGAACCCTTTAATGAATACGATGCCAGTCTTAGGCGATGTTGGATTAAGAGTACAAGATCTCAACCGATCACTTGATTATTATACGCGAATTCTTGGATTAACACTCATTGAAAAAACAGAAACCAGTGCCAGTCTTGGTGTGAATCAGACCCCTATCATTCATCTTCGTGCAAATGCTTCGTGGAATCACCCCAGCAAACCCTATACAGGTTTGTATCACATTGCGATTTTGCTTCCTGATGAAGCGGACTTAGGTCAAATTTTGTATCATTTTGCCCGTGAAGGCTATCAAATTGATGGTGCGGGGGATCACTTATACTCACAAGCATTGTACATGCACGATCCCGATGGGAATGGGATCGAAATTTATGCGGATAGACCCATGGATACCTGGAATGTCCACGATGATGGGACCGTTGAAACGGATACTCAACCAGTCAACTTACAACGCCTTGTTGATATGGTTCATGTGGAATCATGGGATGGACTTCCCGACGGGACAATCTTGGGACATATGCACCTTGAAGTCAAGGACCTAAAAGCACATGAAGCGTTTTATGTAAACCTTTTGGGCTACGACATCAAAACGGTTTGGGGAAATACCGCTTTATTTATCTCAAAGAATGGGTATCACCATCACATTGGCGCAAACACATGGGAACGCCCTGTTGACACGTTACCAGATGATGTAACTGGACTTGATTATATGACTTTATATGTGGATGACCTCAATCACCTTGAAGAAACACTGGATGGTGTCAAGCGTATTGATGATCAAAGCATCACAGTTCGTGATCCAAATGGTATCACACTGATTCTAAAACAGTACTAAAAAAACGCGATTGTCGGTTTAAAGATAATCGCGTTTTTGCATAATATAAAGGGCAAAGGATGTGAGTCCTAAACTTATGATAAAAATTAAAATAAGGGCATATGAGTGATTTTGAAATGGTAAATCAACATTCATGCCATAAAAACTCGTCACTAATGTTGGAATGGATATGACCAAGGTAATGACAGCCAAACGTTTCATCACAATGTTTAGCTTATTTGAATACAATGCGTTTGAAACATCGAGGATTACGTCAATGATCTCTGATAACATGGAGATGTTTTGATCGATCTGTTTCATTTCTATTAAGATGTTCACCGTATCGCATTGTGATGGTTGGGACCAAAGTTGTTTTGGTTTATGGTCTTGTATATAATCGACCACTTCTTTTATCGCAGTAACTGCCTGTTGGTACAAAATGAGATGGCGTTTCATCAGAATCAATTGGTCCACTTGCATCTTAGTAATGCCATTTCCCATTGTTTCTTGAAACGCTTCAGATTCAAGATGTATTTTTTGAATCAGTGATTCATAGTGTTCTAAGGTCGTGAATACGAGATCTGTGAAATTAAGTGTTTCAAGATTTTCAATCTCGATTGATTCATGGGTATAAATCGTGAGTTCATTTTGAGATTGCTTAATGCATATCGGTTGAACACTGTTTTCATCAAAAGGATAACTCATAATAATATAGGATTCATCATCCAAATCACGAATGTTTGCGAGTGCATTGTGATTCCCTAAATATTTCTTAACATAAAGGGGTAAGTCTAAATCGTTGTAATCGGAGTATACAATTTGTTTCATAAATTTCACCATCACTTTATCCTATTATATAGCACTTATATCCCAAACATCAATTGTTCTTATCGTCTGAATGAAAAGAACCACACTGTGGTTCTTTTTGATTAGAATCCTGTTTCTAAATAAGCGATCCCTAAGCGAATGGTACTTTCAATCGCTTCTGTATGGGTTCTTTCATAGCTGTGTGATGCGTCAACACCTGGTCCAATGAGTCCAACGCGAACATCGTGTCCAGCCCGTTGTGCAGCCGATCCATCCGATCCATAGAATGGGTAAATATCCACTTTATAAGGAATATCATGGGCTTTACATAAAGCAATCAAGCGTTTTTTCATGCCGTAGTCATAAGGACCTGTACTGTCTTTTGCACAGATTGTTACGGAGTACTCATCACTTGTTTGACCACTTCCAGGTGCAGACATGTCAAGTGCCAAAAGTTCAACGGTATCGCTTGGAATTCGTGAGGATGCACCATGACCCACTTCTTCATAATTAGAAATAAAGAAATGTGTTGTGTGTTTTGGTTTTGTGTTAGTGGAAGTAAAGTGTTTCGCAATTTCAAAACAAGCAATCACGCAGGCTTTATCATCCAAATGGCGGGATTTAATAAATCCTGAAGGTGTCACAGTGGTGCGCGGGTCAAGGTGTACAAAATCCCCCACTTCAATCCCTAAGTCTAGGACATCTTGCTTTGTAAATACTTTTTCATCGATACGTACACGTAAAGATTGTTCATTGCGCTCTGTGCTGTTTGTTTTTGAACCATGCACATGGGACGAGGCAACATTTGTAATGATTTGGCCACTGTAAAAGACACCATCCACTGTTTCGATAGAAACATGTTCACCTTCAATGGTTGTCCATGCATACCCACCAATTTGAGAGAGTTTTAAATAACCATCTGACGTGATTTCTTTGACCACACATCCAAGGGTATCGATGTGTGCAGACAGTGTCAGCGCTTCTTGGGTATTTTCTCCTTCAAGTGTGGCAATGAGTGCTCCTTTATGCGTCAGTTGGGTTACAAGACCCAATTCATCAAATCGAGCCTTTACAGCCCTTATTGCTTCTTCAGAGTGTCCTGTCGGGCTTTTGGTATTGAGTAGTGTTACTAAGTCATTGATATATGCTTTCATACGCGCTCCTTTTTGTTTCCCCACTAAAGTCTTCCTTATAAGTATCTCACTTTGAAACAAACGATGTCAATGCACTTTTTTTAGGGTTTTGAGTAAATCTTAAGGGGCTTCATGTCAATGGTAAAGAAAAAGCATCAAATGATGCTTTAACATGATAAGTAGCCACATGGATTGCGTCTGACGCCATTCACAATGATTTCAAAGTGCAAGTGAGGTCCAGTTGTGATGCCCGTCATTCCGACATACCCAATTTGTTCACCTTGTAGAACTGTTTGTCCGACTCTAAAGTATCCCGGTGAATCAAGATGGGCATACAATGTCTTATAGCCATTGTTGTGGTTGATGACCACATAATATCCATAACCACTTTGGTAGGTATTGGTTTCGACGACGCCTCGATCTGAAGCATAGATTGGACCATACCCTCTGTTTGATCGCGATTGAATATCAATCCCTTGATGCCCAGCATAACAT
This DNA window, taken from Erysipelothrix larvae, encodes the following:
- a CDS encoding CorA family divalent cation transporter, yielding MKQIVYSDYNDLDLPLYVKKYLGNHNALANIRDLDDESYIIMSYPFDENSVQPICIKQSQNELTIYTHESIEIENLETLNFTDLVFTTLEHYESLIQKIHLESEAFQETMGNGITKMQVDQLILMKRHLILYQQAVTAIKEVVDYIQDHKPKQLWSQPSQCDTVNILIEMKQIDQNISMLSEIIDVILDVSNALYSNKLNIVMKRLAVITLVISIPTLVTSFYGMNVDLPFQNHSYALILIFIISLGLTSFALYIMQKRDYL
- a CDS encoding immunoglobulin-like domain-containing protein, whose product is MMRKTLYSIVILSVVYFLASFFIDDVMSYLSDKEQMHLNVETSHIDVSLEDFQIGIEDNGVVSWNYQEGDAFDVSPMQNQVVHIRFNVTNQSPFDVNVDGTLTLALDSKEAKHVSNIFFLYPSTMPSSEIIDQLNQGNDTQALQVADNQPTHSGVHIPIVKGETLSASSHPGSSKTYTYKLVMSDAFHDIHTVRSIVLNTALNVGIIVDVNGKNSAQNWNTHLTQGGSIKPNPYLKRNITIEFIGDNPLYLTIGEPYTEYGAKVRNEWYETEAYQVSGIVNNQKIGWTAMKYTPTDPDFQTTVKRIVYVTDGEPPVIHAPQNPVVRFVNETLDLKDLVSVSDNRDTEARLRQKLMVYTSLGYSPKKPGTYNICYNVSDDSFLDAQEVCLDLILVAFKDVALMEHSSLALTTHGQVYSWGKNNSGQLGQGSNSEDILKPRHIESLGDVNIVDIEAGSNYAMALSDQGQLYIWGADAYGVQGNDYLHPDNLAPTPILMGETITQMHAAQHTALALNDMGEVYVWGRGASYATGVGNTMSLYSPTKMTFPNNATIQYITQGWGYGFAISTDQQLYAWGTGAQWAFLSNQTVQYSKPTNITSSLPEDINVQDIHMIKGGSAHVAILTKQGDLYTWGLDDQGQLGNGSGRSDMNAPYKVQTTVNQNAQISSIVLGEYTTVGLTSDKTAFAFGKSTNYQLGFVSNVHFPYSLCIPSNSIGVCSADDMRIIAADTSTNITAIVSETGTIYMTGSNINGELGRDTKSKHETWGEIIIVE
- a CDS encoding M42 family metallopeptidase, which translates into the protein MKAYINDLVTLLNTKSPTGHSEEAIRAVKARFDELGLVTQLTHKGALIATLEGENTQEALTLSAHIDTLGCVVKEITSDGYLKLSQIGGYAWTTIEGEHVSIETVDGVFYSGQIITNVASSHVHGSKTNSTERNEQSLRVRIDEKVFTKQDVLDLGIEVGDFVHLDPRTTVTPSGFIKSRHLDDKACVIACFEIAKHFTSTNTKPKHTTHFFISNYEEVGHGASSRIPSDTVELLALDMSAPGSGQTSDEYSVTICAKDSTGPYDYGMKKRLIALCKAHDIPYKVDIYPFYGSDGSAAQRAGHDVRVGLIGPGVDASHSYERTHTEAIESTIRLGIAYLETGF
- a CDS encoding helix-turn-helix domain-containing protein, whose protein sequence is MTCYIENHISRKLKLIDTLYYAKTTPSIETLSAAINVSELTVRKYLKDYNLNYRHETLSLNQRQACYDTILSESLFYKILFLLFTSPGLSASDYSYQLAISTVNFYKQIKKLNEELGVYGIKTIVHDGYHLDCEDETLLYSVMFYYIASYNTENKALFEKINPLYSVIKKNDIHVALFEFDKDWERRSLCAFLWICLVRESHGLNKKNTALKGAYETHISLELEDVNEILKVVPDARFEQMHSALNLMKKMTQKQPVNITSITDTVISYYELKTGIVMRSFECDPLQSLQNLIQYGHQLIAIFPFDMNGCSFVLKDFYQDYQMMNAEFTEHFEALLMICTQVTCIPFTYYRELLFYWFITQGGEQALLSHKKVLVVKKSSSDDGNLNTQELNQLLRLIKIQGVFSEISEQEFVSDTHCVDYDLIISYVEMEKHHKIIQKTSRNESHLMKSVFDYFQTQS
- a CDS encoding helix-turn-helix domain-containing protein, which encodes MIIEYKKSVYRLIKILELLLDNDRSISIRDIAIMNQCTERTVYNDINYLVEHWNHLLHLDISHTSLISQNTSIGNIQYVTEQIFVNEPITRLLKMVIEVPYNSVEFYSSALELSHQVTRNLLNDLKRSLESHGLSLYIRSKRVSITGNEFDIRYFCAVFYHQFEHSFRIYKPHIEYTEDIAKYTTDYTIISRFIDYIEYISVLRFNQNFFMVKSKKPQTLQADINAMVSQYIKVILQMGKRLEPYEDIFLSTFSMLGYRIPVNDTDKIMAVIASILYMDTQIFEKFDTRVQVVNLFVKNYSKVNPARYYDAEYQFTRILENFTDNYLQVIAGIIYVLDMLYPITYEPRHLNLVVYSGTSFEHAQSLKRQLEIYFPRHSFYIYNGKVEFKIPDKQELDAFCKTLSCNGIITTLSFPYQLDVPMITVSDYFVGTDIGRIFDFINATKR
- a CDS encoding VOC family protein, encoding MNPLMNTMPVLGDVGLRVQDLNRSLDYYTRILGLTLIEKTETSASLGVNQTPIIHLRANASWNHPSKPYTGLYHIAILLPDEADLGQILYHFAREGYQIDGAGDHLYSQALYMHDPDGNGIEIYADRPMDTWNVHDDGTVETDTQPVNLQRLVDMVHVESWDGLPDGTILGHMHLEVKDLKAHEAFYVNLLGYDIKTVWGNTALFISKNGYHHHIGANTWERPVDTLPDDVTGLDYMTLYVDDLNHLEETLDGVKRIDDQSITVRDPNGITLILKQY
- a CDS encoding signal peptidase I, which translates into the protein MNKRNVISNLLLISSILFLGYILVITRNKPDGEVSYLFGYKPFIITTGSMEPTYPVNTLVIVKQTSHEEVAINDPIAFYSPIFDNFVFHRVIDITDEGFITKGDFNEFIDSDLVLFEHLIGKAVFYTTLSVPIINLLSQPMGFLLVVCVPISIVCIGLIVHKRNTKE
- a CDS encoding helix-turn-helix domain-containing protein gives rise to the protein MKQLIERHIQRKLQLIDTVYFSKEAPSIGELAKYLDVSESTIKSDLTQFNLLADNGSIIRVFDRDRRMDLYESIVNDSLISKVLRMLFMNPGRQAEYYSDTLSISRANFYKQVNLLNNRLKVYGARIIVNDGYHIIADDERAFRFFVFFSFVSTSTENSPIIVENVHYFQDILKKNNLGVSHFNRVDSWERSYMASILAIFIIRQSNKKTEIEITQEQIMKSPINVSTPDVNRIRTVLTSATYKSILEALIEYKEVLTDAPQSISSEQIVELLERYELEIQQTFQVEKRQLMIDTLIDIFSVVKNLSKYYPFDTKGSSITMRDFMNEYRIINVDVINRFNTFLQIATEVMGLDLMLYQEMLFYWIVISIGDYLFVPRKRILFISRYNEKHLDFCQQDLETVLRIMKIEPVIDLMPIKRFNTDTKIDRYDLILSDATLNIEDDSNIIYKPFSNSILIVEGIMKSINTKDDQ